The segment GGTGAGCTTGCCCTCGCCGGCCCGGAACGCGCGGTAGGCCTCGTCGTGTTCGACGGACTCCCACAGTTCGTAGATCAGCCAGTGCCCCTCATCGGTCTCGTCGACGAGCACATCGGTTCCGAGATTGCCGGGGAAGGCCCGGGTGTCGACCAGGGCGCGGCGGAAGATGTCGCGCGCTTCGGCGACGCTATCGGGCTTGATCTTGAGTTCGAGGACAACGGTGACCGGCATGTCCGACAACATACCGCCGGGGATCAGAGGCGTTGCAGCGTGATGATGGTGACGTCGTCATCGGTCTCCGAGGATGCCAGCGCCTTCGAGATCGTCGACGCGCTGCGGTCGCCGGCCCGGCCGATCGCGTCGGCGAGTCGGTCCAACCCCGCGTCGATGGTGGAGTCCCGTCGTTCCACCAGTCCGTCGGAGTACATGACGAGCCCTTGTCCGCGGTCCACGGTGAACGCGCTCGGTGCGTAGCTCACACCACGCACCCCGATGGGAGGTGACAGTTGCACCGGTGCCTGCTCGATCACCGGCCCGGTGCGATAGGGCGGCAGGTGTCCCGCCGAGGCTGCCTCGACCTGCCCGGATTCCAGATCGACCCGCACGAGGATCACGGTGGCGAAGGTGCGCGGCATCAGGTGCAAGCTGAACGCGTTCAGTTGTGCCAGTGCCTCAGCCGGCGTGGCCCCGGCAAACAACTGCGAGCGCAACGCGTTACGAAGTTGGGCCATCGCCCCGGCGGCACTGAGCCCGTGTCCGGCGACATCGCCCAGCAGTGCGATGAGGCGACCGTCGGGCAGCTGGAACGCGTCATACCAGTCGCCGCCCACCCGGCCCCCGGCGGCCGGCCGGTAGTCGGCGGACAGCTCCCAGCCCTCGATGGTCGGAATCGACGCGGGCAGCAGGCTGCGCTGCAGCATCTCGGCGACGCGGAACGCTCCTCGGGTGCGCCGGTACAACTCCTCGACGAGGTGGCCGCGCAGCGCCTCGGCGGTCTCGAGTTGGATGGATGTCCAGGGTTCACAACACTTCTCGACGACCTCGCGCCAGCGCTCGAAGGATCGGCGGGGGCTGAGCCGCACTCCGTCTCCCTCGCGCACGGCGATGGCCTTGTTGTGCGGGTCCCCGCCCCAGTCCACTGCGCGCAACGCTTCCTCGCGAAACCAGATCACGTATTGTTCGTCGGGCAGATTCAGCGCCAGTGCGCCCGCGGCGTCGTGCAGATCCAGTTCGGGGAATTCGTCGGACAGCCGTTCGGTAGAGGTCATCTCCGCGCCGGAGTCCCGCGCCCAGGAAGCGACCGCGGCCACCACATCGGCCGGCGGGACCTCGCCCAGCACATGGTATTCACCGCCGAGGCTGACCGCGACCCCGGCGGCGGGTAGCAGGTCCAGCAGGCTGGGGTAGCCCAGCAACGCCGACGCGACCGAATCGCTCTCGTTGAGTGTCGCGGCGGTCAGGTGGGCGAGCATCGACTGCGACGCCAGGCGCTCGCGCAGCTGATCTTCGTCAAATCGGTCGACCAGTCGCAAAGACAGTGTGGAACCGAGGAATTCGGCTGCGGCCCGGACGCCGTAAGGGGGTAGATGCGGTCCGGCGTAGTGGTGGCAGGCGATCAGACCCCAGAGCCGGCCATGGCGCAGCAGTGAGATGGACATCGACGCGCGCACACCCATGTTCTGCAGGTACTCGATGTGGACCGGCGAGACGCTGCGCAGGGTGGCGTGCGTCAGGTCCAACGGCGTGCCGACGTCCGGGTCCACGGCGGGCACCAGTGGGGCCGGAACATAGTCGACATCGGAGATCAGACGCAGCCAGTTCTTCTCGTACATGGCCCGGGCCTGCGCGGGGATGTCACTGGCCGGATAGTGCAGGCCGAGAAAGGAATTGAGGTCCTCACGTTTGCATTCTGCGACGACTTCCCCGTTGTAGTCGCGGTCGTAGCGATACACCATCACCCGGTCGAATCCGGTCAGATCGCGCACCGCCCGGGCCGCCGTGTCGTACAGCTCGCCGATCGAGGTGGCCCGGTTGAGTTCCTCGACGGAGTTGCGCACCGCCTGAAAGGTGTTCGGGAAGGAGAACGGCCGCTGCCCGTACGCGATTTCGAGCTCGACCAGCAGCACACCGCCCGGTTCTCGATGCAGCAGCGCGTCGAAGGGCCGCGCACGTCCGGCGACGGTGAGTTCCAGCTCCAGCGGATTGCGTTGCCGCAGATCGCCGAAAGTCTGTGCCGACTGTTGAACGCGGTCGGCCTGCGCGGCGCCGATGAGTGCCGACAGGTGCCTGCCGAGGACCTCATCGACGGACACCCCGAGCAGATCGCCGACGTTCGCGCTGATCTGCCGGATCTCGAAATCACGTTCCCGAACCACCGCCAGCACCCCGCGCGGCTGGACGCTGCCCGGAATGTGGATCGGCTCACGGGCGCAGTTGTCGAGGTCGATGGGCGTGCCCGCGGGCAGCAGATCGCCGTCGGCGTCGCCGTCGGTGGTGTGACGCGAAATAGCTCGACCCCCAGGTTGAAGTGCGGTCTTCCCGCCTCGAGAGTGCCAGGTCAGTGCGCGTCCGGTTACATCGACTCCGGGCTTGCCGTAAGCTCGGGCACAGTCAGCGTTCTAACTTGCCCGGTTGAGCAACAGCCCGTGAGAGATTGCGCCCGAATCAACGCATCCGCGAGGTATTGAGATGCCCAACCCATTCGTTTCTGGTCCGTCATCGCTGGTGTGCACCGAAACATGGCGTGCCACCACCGTGGTGATCAGCTGCTCCGGCGTGGTCGACATGCTCACCGCGCCCCACATGGGCCAGCTCATCGCCAGCGCGCTGGACAAACGGCCGGCCGCCGTCGTGATCGACCTGACCGACACCACCATGTTCGCCTCGTGCGGGATGTCCCTGCTGGTGGAGACGCAGGAGAAGCTGCCCGACGAGGCCGCCCTGATCGTCGTCGCCGACGGACCGGTCACCCGACGCCCCCTTGAGCTGGTGGGGCTCTCGGCGTTCCTGACCATCTGCTCGACGGTGGATGAGGCGCTGCAGGAGGCGCAACCCGCCGAGGGCTGAGACACCCGTGGGCGCTTCGTGCACCATGGGCCCATGACCGTCGTATTCGTTCATGGGAACCCGGAAACCAGTGCCATCTGGGGGCCGCTGATACGCGCCCTGGACCGCGACGACATCGTCACGCTGTCGCCACCCGGGTTCGGCGCGCCATTGCCCGACGGATTCGACCCGAGCTACCTGGGCTACCGGGACTGGCTCGAAGACCAATTGGAACGCATCGATGCGCCGATCGACCTGGTCGGCCACGACTGGGGCGGCGGTCACGTGGTCAACGCCGTTATGCACCGCCCCGAACTGGTCCGCAGCTGGGTCAGCGATATCGTCGGTGTCTTCGACCCGGACTATGTCTGGCATGACCTCGCCCAGATCTGGCAGACGCCCGACGCCGGCGAGCAGCATGTCGCGGCCATGATGGCCGGTCCCGTCGCCGAGCGCATCGCGAATGCTGTCGCGATGGGCATCGGACCCGATATCGCGCCGGCGTTGGTGGCGGCCCAGAACGAGGACATGGGCGCTGCGATCCTGCGGCTGTACCGCTCGGCCGCCCAGCCGGTGCTCGCCGAGGCGGGCGCCGCGTTGGAGAACGCCGCGGCGCGTCCCGGTCTGGCGATCCTGGCCACCGAGGACCATTTCGTCGGCTCGGAGCAGATCAGGCGGCGGGCCGCCGACCGGGCCGGGGCCCGCACCGAGGTGCTCCAGGGCCTCGGACACTGGTGGATGATCGAGGACCCGGCGCGCGGCGCGGACGTGCTGAGGCGGTTCTGGGCCACACTCGACGCTGCGGAATAGGTAGTCGAGGCCGGGTCGCCGTACCCTGGCGCGGTGACCGCGATCGATCCGGAGAAGCTGCGCACCTGCCTGCAGGTGCTGTCCGAGGTCGAATCGTTGCACCCCGAGCACCCCGATGCGGTTGCTGTGCGACGTGCCACGGCCGGCATCTGGAAGTCGGTGCGCAAGGCGCGCCGGCACGCCAAACGCGACGAGGTGGCCGCCGCCGACAAGGCCGTCATCGCCGCGACCGCCACCGGTGCACCCGGGCGTATCGACGACGAGACCGCCGGGCTGCCGCTGGTGTCGGCGACCACCGGCGCTTCCGCGGGGACGCTGCTGCGCTCGCGGGCCTGCTACATCTGCAAGCAGCACCACACCGTGGTCGACGCGTTCTACCACCAGCTGTGCCCGGAGTGCGCCGCGTTCAGCCACGCCAAGCGCGAAGCCCGCACCGACCTGACCGGCCGCACCGCCCTGCTGACCGGCGGTCGCGCCAAGATCGGCATGTACATCGCGTTGCGGCTGCTGCGTGACGGTGCGCACACCACCATCACCACCCGCTTCCCGAACGACGCGGTGCGCCGATTCGCGGCCATGGAGGACAGCGCCGACTGGCTGCACCGGCTGCGCATCATCGGTATCGACTTGCGTGATCCCGCGCAGGTGGTGGCGCTCGCCGACACCGTGGCCGCCCGCGGCCCGCTGGACATCCTGATCAACAACGCCGCGCAGACGGTGCGTCGGGCACCCGGCTCGTACTCGGCGCTGGTCGAGGCCGAGCGCACCCCGCCGGCGGAGCTGTCCCGGGTGGACGTGGTCACCTTCGACCGGGTCAGCGACGCCCATCCCGCGGCGCTGGCCGGCAGCCTGGCCGAGCACCAGACCCCGCACGGGATCATGGAACTGGCCCTTACCGCCCGCAGCGCCTCGCCCGAACGGATCGCCGCCGGGACCGCCATCGATGCCGGCGGACTGCTGCCCGACACCGCGCCGGTCAACAGCTGGACCCAACGGGTGCACGAGGTGGATGCGATGGAGCTGCTGGAGGTGCAGCTGTGCAACCAGACCGCGCCGTTCATCCTGGTGAGCCGGCTGCGCCCGGCGATGGCCGCCTCCCCGGCGCGCCGCAAGTACGTGGTGAACGTATCGGCGATGGAGGGCCAGTTCGGCCGCCGCTACAAGGGCCCGGGTCACCCGCACACCAATATGGCCAAGGCGGCGCTGAACATGCTCACCCGCACCAGCTCCGCGGAGATGCTGGAGCAGGACGGCATCCTGATGACCGCGGTGGACACCGGCTGGATCACCGACGAGCGTCCGCACCCGACCAAGCTGCGGCTGGCCGAGGAGGGCTTTCATGCGCCGCTGGACCTGGTCGACGGCGCCGCCCGCGTCTACGACCCGATCGTGCGCGGTGAGGCCGGCGAGGATCTGCACGGCTGCTTCCTGAAGGATTACCGGCCCAGCGACTGGTAGCTGGACCCCATTTCCGCGCGAAATTGCAGATATCGCGTGAAAGTGCGAGTGGCTCGCGCAGAAACAGCAATCTCGCACCGAAGAACACCAGAACAGCGCCCCCGGCAGGAATCGAACCTGCGACCTAGAGATTAGAAGGCTCTTGCTCTATCCAACTGAGCTACGGAGGCAACGCGGCTGAGTGTATCGTGCGCAACCCCCGTCCCCGCCACGAGTGACACCCGCCGAACACCGCGCAAAAGCTGTCCCCTAGTAACCGGCCGCCGACTAGCGTGGACGCTGCGTCGCGGCCGCCAGGGGAGCGCCACGCAGGAGGAGAGTTCGCGCGATGAGCAAGGTGCCGTTGGATGCGGCGGGGCTGCCCCAGAAACTGAACGGCGTCGACACGCTGCTGCACCGGGGGGAGGCCAATCCCCGTACCCGCTCCGGCATCATGGGCGTCGAATTACTTGACACCACCCCCGATTGGGAACGCTTCCGCGCGGTGTTCGACCAGGCGTCGCGCAAGGTGCTGCGGCTGCGTCAAAAGGTGGTCATGCCGACGCTGCCGACGGCGTCGCCGCGCTGGGTGGTCGACCCCGACTTCAACCTCGATTTCCACGTGCGACGGGTCCGGGTCCCCGAACCGGGCACCCTGCGCGAGGTGCTCGACCTGGCCGAAATCGCGTTGCAGTCACCGATGGACATCACCCGCCCGCTGTGGAGTGCCACGCTCGTCGAGGGTCTCGCCGACGGACGCGCCGCCACGATCCTGCATCTCAGCCACGCCGTCGCCGACGGGGTCGGCACCGTGGAGATGTTCGCCCACATCTACAACCTGGAGCGCGACGTCGAGATCGGCGAGCTTGCGCCGCTGCCCATTCCGCAGGATCTGTCGGCCAACGACCTGATGAAGCTCGGGATCAACCGGCTGCCCATGAAGATCACCAACAGCGTGCTGGGTCTGCTCGGCGGTGCGGCGCACGCGGTCACCAATGTGGTGCGTGATCCGGCGGCGGCGGTCAGCGGCGTGGTGGACTACGCGTTGTCGACCACTCGGGTGTCCCGGCCGGTGGCCGACCATTCGCCGCTGCTGCGCCGGCGCAGCCTGTCCTCGCGCAGTGAGGCCATCGACATCGTGTTCGCCGATCTGCACAAGGCGGCCAAGGCGGCCGGCGGTTCCATCAACGACGCCTACCTGGCCGGGTTGTGCGGAGCGCTGCGGCACTACCACGATGCCCTCGGCGTCCCGATCGACACCCTGCCGATGGCGGTGCCGGTGAACCTGCGTTCCGATGACGACCCGGCCGGCGGAAACCGGTTCGCCGGCATCAATCTGGCCGCGCCCATCGGCATCGCCGATCCGGAACGCCGCATCAAGGCGATCCGCTCGCAGATGACCAGCAAGCGCGAGGAACGCGCCATCGACATG is part of the Mycobacterium adipatum genome and harbors:
- a CDS encoding SDR family oxidoreductase, whose product is MTAIDPEKLRTCLQVLSEVESLHPEHPDAVAVRRATAGIWKSVRKARRHAKRDEVAAADKAVIAATATGAPGRIDDETAGLPLVSATTGASAGTLLRSRACYICKQHHTVVDAFYHQLCPECAAFSHAKREARTDLTGRTALLTGGRAKIGMYIALRLLRDGAHTTITTRFPNDAVRRFAAMEDSADWLHRLRIIGIDLRDPAQVVALADTVAARGPLDILINNAAQTVRRAPGSYSALVEAERTPPAELSRVDVVTFDRVSDAHPAALAGSLAEHQTPHGIMELALTARSASPERIAAGTAIDAGGLLPDTAPVNSWTQRVHEVDAMELLEVQLCNQTAPFILVSRLRPAMAASPARRKYVVNVSAMEGQFGRRYKGPGHPHTNMAKAALNMLTRTSSAEMLEQDGILMTAVDTGWITDERPHPTKLRLAEEGFHAPLDLVDGAARVYDPIVRGEAGEDLHGCFLKDYRPSDW
- a CDS encoding wax ester/triacylglycerol synthase family O-acyltransferase, translating into MSKVPLDAAGLPQKLNGVDTLLHRGEANPRTRSGIMGVELLDTTPDWERFRAVFDQASRKVLRLRQKVVMPTLPTASPRWVVDPDFNLDFHVRRVRVPEPGTLREVLDLAEIALQSPMDITRPLWSATLVEGLADGRAATILHLSHAVADGVGTVEMFAHIYNLERDVEIGELAPLPIPQDLSANDLMKLGINRLPMKITNSVLGLLGGAAHAVTNVVRDPAAAVSGVVDYALSTTRVSRPVADHSPLLRRRSLSSRSEAIDIVFADLHKAAKAAGGSINDAYLAGLCGALRHYHDALGVPIDTLPMAVPVNLRSDDDPAGGNRFAGINLAAPIGIADPERRIKAIRSQMTSKREERAIDMVGTIAPIASFLPDAVLESAASSVVNSDVQASNVPVYPGDTFIAGAKVLRHYGLGPLPGVAMMTVLVSRGGYVTVTTRYDRAAFVDDALWARCLLRGFDEILALGGDGRTVPASFAVETSSPNGSAAQ
- a CDS encoding alpha/beta fold hydrolase translates to MTVVFVHGNPETSAIWGPLIRALDRDDIVTLSPPGFGAPLPDGFDPSYLGYRDWLEDQLERIDAPIDLVGHDWGGGHVVNAVMHRPELVRSWVSDIVGVFDPDYVWHDLAQIWQTPDAGEQHVAAMMAGPVAERIANAVAMGIGPDIAPALVAAQNEDMGAAILRLYRSAAQPVLAEAGAALENAAARPGLAILATEDHFVGSEQIRRRAADRAGARTEVLQGLGHWWMIEDPARGADVLRRFWATLDAAE
- a CDS encoding STAS domain-containing protein, translating into MPNPFVSGPSSLVCTETWRATTVVISCSGVVDMLTAPHMGQLIASALDKRPAAVVIDLTDTTMFASCGMSLLVETQEKLPDEAALIVVADGPVTRRPLELVGLSAFLTICSTVDEALQEAQPAEG
- a CDS encoding SpoIIE family protein phosphatase; this encodes MSRHTTDGDADGDLLPAGTPIDLDNCAREPIHIPGSVQPRGVLAVVRERDFEIRQISANVGDLLGVSVDEVLGRHLSALIGAAQADRVQQSAQTFGDLRQRNPLELELTVAGRARPFDALLHREPGGVLLVELEIAYGQRPFSFPNTFQAVRNSVEELNRATSIGELYDTAARAVRDLTGFDRVMVYRYDRDYNGEVVAECKREDLNSFLGLHYPASDIPAQARAMYEKNWLRLISDVDYVPAPLVPAVDPDVGTPLDLTHATLRSVSPVHIEYLQNMGVRASMSISLLRHGRLWGLIACHHYAGPHLPPYGVRAAAEFLGSTLSLRLVDRFDEDQLRERLASQSMLAHLTAATLNESDSVASALLGYPSLLDLLPAAGVAVSLGGEYHVLGEVPPADVVAAVASWARDSGAEMTSTERLSDEFPELDLHDAAGALALNLPDEQYVIWFREEALRAVDWGGDPHNKAIAVREGDGVRLSPRRSFERWREVVEKCCEPWTSIQLETAEALRGHLVEELYRRTRGAFRVAEMLQRSLLPASIPTIEGWELSADYRPAAGGRVGGDWYDAFQLPDGRLIALLGDVAGHGLSAAGAMAQLRNALRSQLFAGATPAEALAQLNAFSLHLMPRTFATVILVRVDLESGQVEAASAGHLPPYRTGPVIEQAPVQLSPPIGVRGVSYAPSAFTVDRGQGLVMYSDGLVERRDSTIDAGLDRLADAIGRAGDRSASTISKALASSETDDDVTIITLQRL
- a CDS encoding putative quinol monooxygenase — translated: MPVTVVLELKIKPDSVAEARDIFRRALVDTRAFPGNLGTDVLVDETDEGHWLIYELWESVEHDEAYRAFRAGEGKLTAVPALLTAPPVKTRYTTSDV